Proteins from a genomic interval of Diaminobutyricimonas aerilata:
- a CDS encoding DUF6234 family protein, translating to MEPVSHSVVTPTRDDGRPAARPAVEAFTAGAVTLAVFVLGSVLLVGAVSAQSLLATASAAVISWRTLLYAVGLALVAMRMAHASSSRRRIAFVVVALIATVIDLGISTLPSAFAAGGGGGVLFAVMWFLQLFAFGASAAVGALASGLAARDDSRPRAAGVVTILLLLGGAAAALLLMLQYLEVYFTIWGESDRPSPGEEARYLLTGGTALALGVAGTVVAAVRRRTRAVITGIAVVLLTVALAGVFAVPQGRWTPEPAPVVDDGYVPCFGEGDPNCVGG from the coding sequence ATGGAGCCCGTTTCACATTCCGTCGTGACGCCGACGCGCGACGACGGGCGGCCCGCGGCGCGTCCGGCGGTCGAAGCGTTCACAGCAGGCGCCGTCACGCTCGCCGTGTTCGTGCTCGGGTCGGTGCTTCTGGTCGGCGCCGTCTCGGCGCAGTCCCTGCTCGCCACGGCGTCCGCGGCGGTGATCTCGTGGCGCACCCTCCTGTACGCCGTGGGGCTCGCGCTCGTCGCCATGCGGATGGCGCACGCGTCGTCGTCACGTCGCCGGATCGCCTTCGTCGTCGTCGCCCTCATCGCCACCGTGATCGACCTGGGCATCTCGACGCTGCCCTCCGCATTCGCCGCCGGCGGAGGCGGCGGAGTGCTCTTCGCGGTGATGTGGTTCCTCCAGCTCTTCGCCTTCGGCGCCAGTGCTGCCGTCGGCGCGCTCGCCTCCGGGCTCGCGGCACGCGACGATTCCCGCCCACGGGCGGCGGGGGTGGTCACGATCCTTCTGCTGCTCGGCGGTGCGGCCGCCGCCCTGCTGCTGATGCTGCAGTACCTCGAGGTGTACTTCACCATCTGGGGCGAATCCGACCGGCCGTCGCCCGGCGAGGAGGCCCGTTACCTTCTCACCGGCGGCACCGCGCTGGCACTCGGCGTCGCGGGCACCGTCGTCGCGGCGGTACGCCGGCGCACGCGCGCCGTCATCACCGGGATCGCGGTCGTGCTGCTCACCGTCGCCCTCGCCGGCGTGTTCGCCGTGCCGCAGGGGCGGTGGACCCCCGAGCCGGCTCCCGTGGTCGACGACGGCTACGTGCCCTGTTTCGGCGAAGGTGATCCGAACTGCGTCGGCGGCTGA
- a CDS encoding alpha/beta hydrolase: MCRSARSVPLGRIVVLALGTAALLGGCAVTGPDAEVTPTAESVYPQLRTYPDVPVLENVRYGTADEVPLLLDVCLPEEASEIDDDTPPRPAIVSVHGGSWARGDKANLNWRSVCQWLASEGFVAASVNYRLAPTYTFPAQIDDVRQAIGWLREPDQVDRYAIDPDRIALFGGSAGGNLAALLGTEGTGDWTEGTRVAAVAELSGPVDLTAAGQRTPDFEPVQLSYLGCPELAECEVAHDASPYYAIDPSDPPFFVGHSVDERIPVAQSEQFVKELRRHGVDTTFVTVEGTMHSIAMLDDPMRERIIAFYREKLADPVDAVVAEPLVE, encoded by the coding sequence ATGTGCCGCTCCGCGCGATCCGTCCCCCTGGGGCGGATCGTCGTGCTCGCGCTCGGCACCGCCGCTCTGCTCGGCGGTTGCGCCGTGACCGGACCGGACGCGGAGGTCACGCCGACCGCGGAGTCGGTGTATCCGCAGCTGCGCACCTACCCCGACGTGCCGGTGCTCGAGAACGTGCGGTACGGCACGGCCGACGAGGTGCCGCTGCTGCTGGACGTGTGCCTCCCCGAGGAGGCGAGCGAGATCGACGACGACACTCCCCCGCGTCCCGCGATCGTGTCGGTGCACGGGGGGAGCTGGGCGCGCGGCGACAAGGCGAACCTCAACTGGCGCAGCGTGTGCCAGTGGCTCGCGTCCGAGGGTTTCGTCGCCGCATCCGTCAACTACCGGCTCGCGCCGACCTACACCTTCCCCGCGCAGATCGACGACGTGCGGCAGGCGATCGGGTGGCTGCGGGAGCCGGACCAGGTGGACCGTTACGCCATCGACCCCGACCGCATCGCCCTCTTCGGCGGCTCGGCCGGCGGGAACCTCGCGGCGCTGCTCGGCACCGAGGGGACCGGCGACTGGACCGAGGGCACCCGCGTGGCCGCCGTGGCCGAACTGAGCGGACCGGTGGACCTCACGGCGGCGGGCCAGCGGACTCCGGACTTCGAGCCGGTGCAGCTGTCGTACCTCGGCTGCCCCGAACTGGCCGAGTGTGAGGTCGCGCACGATGCCTCGCCGTACTACGCGATCGATCCGAGTGATCCGCCGTTCTTCGTGGGGCACTCGGTCGACGAGCGCATCCCGGTCGCACAGTCCGAGCAGTTCGTGAAGGAGCTGCGTCGCCACGGCGTCGACACCACCTTCGTCACGGTGGAGGGCACCATGCACTCCATCGCGATGCTCGACGACCCGATGCGGGAACGCATCATCGCCTTCTACCGGGAGAAGCTCGCCGACCCGGTCGACGCGGTCGTGGCCGAACCGCTCGTGGAATAG
- a CDS encoding GNAT family acetyltransferase, protein MRIRPFDENDTEAVVALWRDCGLTRPWNDPYRDIRRKLEVQREFFLVGAVDGAVAASAMAGYDGHRGWVNYLAVAPAHRGAGHGRALMAEIERRLEAIGCPKLNLQVRADNEQALEFYRALGYAPDAAVSLGKRLIAD, encoded by the coding sequence ATGCGCATCCGCCCCTTCGACGAGAACGACACGGAGGCCGTGGTCGCGCTGTGGCGCGACTGCGGCCTCACCCGTCCGTGGAACGACCCGTACCGCGACATCCGCCGCAAGCTCGAGGTGCAGCGCGAGTTCTTCCTGGTCGGCGCGGTCGACGGCGCGGTCGCCGCGAGCGCGATGGCCGGCTACGACGGGCACCGCGGGTGGGTCAACTACCTCGCCGTCGCGCCCGCACACCGCGGCGCCGGCCACGGTCGCGCCCTCATGGCGGAGATCGAGCGGCGGCTCGAGGCGATCGGCTGCCCGAAGCTCAACCTGCAGGTGCGCGCCGACAACGAGCAGGCGCTCGAGTTCTACCGCGCGCTCGGCTACGCCCCCGACGCGGCCGTGAGCCTCGGCAAGCGCCTCATCGCCGACTGA
- the cysK gene encoding cysteine synthase A: MARIHSSITEAFGRTPLVRLNRVTDGAAATVLAKLEFYNPSASVKDRIGIAIVDAAEKSGALQPGGTIVEGTSGNTGIALAMVGAARGYKVVLTMPETMSKERRMLLRAYGAQLVLTPGSEGMRGAVEKADEIVANTPGAVLARQFANEANPAVHRATTGPEVWEDTDGAVDVFVSGIGTGGTITGAGNYLKEQKPGLTVVAVEPEESPILNGGAPGPHKIQGIGANFVPEILDREVYDEVIDVNITQSVAMARRLAAEEGILAGISSGATVHAAVELAKRPENAGKTIVVIVASYGERYLSTVLYEDLAD; the protein is encoded by the coding sequence ATGGCGCGCATCCACTCCTCCATCACCGAGGCCTTCGGCCGCACCCCCCTCGTCCGCTTGAACCGCGTGACCGACGGAGCGGCCGCGACCGTGCTCGCGAAGCTGGAATTCTACAACCCGTCCGCGAGCGTCAAGGACCGCATCGGCATCGCCATCGTCGACGCCGCGGAGAAGTCCGGCGCGCTGCAGCCCGGCGGCACCATCGTCGAGGGCACGAGCGGCAACACCGGCATCGCTCTCGCCATGGTCGGCGCCGCGCGCGGCTACAAGGTCGTGCTCACGATGCCCGAGACGATGAGCAAGGAGCGGCGGATGCTGCTGCGCGCGTACGGCGCGCAGCTCGTGCTCACCCCGGGCTCGGAGGGCATGCGCGGCGCGGTCGAGAAGGCCGACGAGATCGTCGCGAACACCCCCGGCGCCGTGCTCGCCCGCCAGTTCGCCAACGAGGCGAACCCAGCCGTCCACCGCGCCACCACCGGCCCCGAGGTGTGGGAGGACACCGACGGCGCCGTCGACGTGTTCGTCTCCGGCATCGGCACGGGCGGCACCATCACCGGTGCCGGCAACTACCTCAAGGAGCAGAAGCCCGGACTCACCGTCGTCGCGGTCGAGCCGGAGGAGTCGCCGATCCTCAACGGCGGCGCTCCCGGACCGCACAAGATCCAGGGCATCGGCGCGAACTTCGTGCCCGAGATCCTCGACCGCGAGGTCTACGACGAGGTCATCGACGTCAACATCACGCAGTCCGTCGCCATGGCCCGCCGGCTCGCCGCCGAGGAGGGCATCCTCGCCGGCATCTCCTCCGGCGCCACGGTGCACGCGGCCGTCGAACTCGCGAAGCGTCCCGAGAACGCGGGCAAGACGATCGTCGTGATCGTGGCCAGCTACGGCGAGCGCTACCTGTCGACCGTGCTCTACGAGGACCTCGCCGACTGA
- the epsC gene encoding serine O-acetyltransferase EpsC yields MGVRDDIAGARRRDPAARSAFEVWLLYSGLHAVWWYRFAHRLWRARLRLLARVVSQLARFFTGIEIHPGATIGRRLFIDHGMGVVIGETAVIGDDVMMYHGVTLGGTTANPVKRHPTVGDRVVIGAGASLLGDITVGDDSVVGAGAVVIRSAPPRSLLVGVPAAVRPQKHDYSTEFGWEI; encoded by the coding sequence GTGGGGGTCCGTGACGACATCGCCGGAGCGCGCCGCCGGGATCCGGCGGCGCGCTCCGCGTTCGAGGTGTGGCTGCTGTACTCGGGGCTCCATGCCGTGTGGTGGTACCGGTTCGCGCACCGGCTCTGGCGCGCCCGGCTCCGCCTGCTCGCCCGCGTGGTGTCGCAGCTCGCCCGCTTCTTCACCGGTATCGAGATCCACCCCGGCGCGACGATCGGCCGACGGCTGTTCATCGACCACGGCATGGGCGTGGTCATCGGCGAGACGGCGGTGATCGGCGACGACGTGATGATGTACCACGGCGTGACCCTCGGCGGCACGACGGCGAATCCGGTGAAGCGGCACCCGACGGTCGGGGACCGCGTCGTCATCGGAGCGGGCGCGTCGCTGCTCGGCGACATCACGGTCGGCGACGACAGCGTCGTGGGTGCCGGGGCGGTCGTCATCCGCTCGGCTCCGCCTCGCTCGCTGCTCGTCGGTGTGCCCGCCGCCGTGCGTCCCCAGAAGCACGACTACTCCACCGAGTTCGGCTGGGAGATCTGA
- a CDS encoding GNAT family N-acetyltransferase: protein MTVVTVEHSTAPGVLDLVRQGDEFGLSLYPPESYYALDASELDRDDVELHVARHDGHAIGIAALVDAGDDTGELKRMFVDPTARGRGAARALLDSIETAARARGIRVLRLETGPKQPEAIALYTSHGYEPIDAFGPYVGDPSSLCFAKSLS from the coding sequence ATGACCGTCGTCACGGTGGAACACTCGACCGCGCCCGGTGTGCTCGACCTCGTGCGCCAGGGCGACGAGTTCGGCCTCAGCCTCTACCCGCCCGAGAGCTACTACGCGCTCGACGCCTCGGAACTCGACCGTGACGACGTGGAACTGCACGTCGCCCGCCACGACGGCCACGCCATCGGCATCGCCGCGCTCGTCGACGCGGGCGACGACACGGGAGAGCTCAAGCGGATGTTCGTGGATCCGACCGCGCGGGGTCGCGGTGCCGCCCGCGCGCTGCTCGATTCGATCGAGACCGCGGCACGAGCGCGCGGCATCCGGGTGCTGCGGCTCGAGACGGGTCCGAAGCAGCCGGAGGCGATCGCGCTCTACACCTCGCACGGGTACGAACCGATCGACGCGTTCGGCCCCTACGTGGGCGACCCGTCGTCGCTGTGCTTCGCCAAGTCGCTCTCGTGA
- a CDS encoding DEAD/DEAH box helicase: MPQNKKASSRAHSSTGRPAARKVGGPSAKHRGTRGDAAPAPKRRWTADDRAARSRFGDAPRDGQRSDQRGGDSRPNWEPRTKESRTSRWEPRGGARPARDDRAPREDRGRFGRDDRAPREDRGGERRPFRDDRAPREDRGRFGRDDRAPRREFDRDDRAPRRNYDDRAPRRDRDERPARDDRAPRQWEERAPRRDRDERPARDDRAPRRNYEDRAPRRTDDDRAPRREFDRDRAPRPYRADRPERAGRGVREYDRAPRREFDRADRAPRRDDRADRAPRRESSYYPSREAQPFVQQDDVVLERLEAEAIQAEDVQGVSFADLGLGGNITRALTELGATSPFPIQAATIPDVLAGRHVLGRGRTGSGKTIAFGAPLVERLMENGGGTKRRPGRAPRALILAPTRELALQIDRTVQPIARSVGLFTTQIYGGVPQHRQVGALQRGVDIVIGTPGRIEDLIEQGRLDLSGVTITVLDEADHMCDLGFLEPVQRILRRTAPGGQKLLFSATLDRGVATLVDEFLENPSVHEVAGEDQASSTIDHRVLLIEQREKRDVIAQLAAGGGKTLVFARTRAFAEELADMLDDDGIPAVSLHGDLNQSRRTRNLEKLTSGKVNVLVATDVAARGIHVDDIEFVVQADAPDEYKTYLHRSGRTGRAGKHGTVITLTNRNRRRRLEELLERAEIEAEWTPVTAGDQIITDIAMGAVAR; the protein is encoded by the coding sequence ATGCCTCAGAACAAGAAGGCGTCCTCGCGCGCCCACAGCTCGACCGGCCGCCCCGCGGCCCGCAAGGTCGGCGGCCCGAGCGCCAAGCACCGCGGCACCCGCGGCGACGCCGCTCCCGCCCCGAAGCGCCGCTGGACGGCGGACGACCGCGCGGCCCGCTCCCGATTCGGCGACGCCCCGCGCGACGGTCAGCGCAGCGATCAGCGCGGCGGCGACAGCCGGCCGAACTGGGAGCCGCGCACGAAGGAATCCCGCACGTCGCGCTGGGAGCCCCGCGGTGGAGCGCGCCCCGCGCGTGACGACCGCGCCCCGCGCGAGGACCGCGGCCGTTTCGGTCGTGACGACCGCGCTCCGCGCGAGGACCGTGGCGGCGAGCGTCGTCCGTTCCGTGACGACCGCGCTCCGCGCGAGGACCGCGGCCGTTTCGGTCGCGACGACCGCGCGCCCCGCCGCGAGTTCGATCGCGACGACCGTGCGCCCCGCCGGAACTACGACGACCGTGCGCCGCGTCGTGACCGTGACGAGCGTCCGGCTCGCGACGATCGTGCTCCCCGTCAGTGGGAGGAGCGCGCGCCGCGTCGTGACCGCGATGAGCGTCCCGCTCGCGATGACCGTGCTCCCCGCCGCAACTACGAGGACCGCGCACCCCGGCGCACCGACGACGACCGTGCACCCCGCCGCGAGTTCGACCGCGACCGGGCTCCGCGTCCGTACCGGGCGGACCGTCCGGAGCGCGCCGGTCGCGGCGTCCGCGAGTACGACCGTGCCCCGCGCCGCGAGTTCGACCGCGCCGACCGTGCGCCGCGCCGTGACGACCGCGCCGACCGTGCGCCGCGTCGCGAATCCTCGTACTACCCGAGCCGCGAGGCGCAGCCCTTCGTGCAACAGGACGACGTCGTGCTCGAGCGCCTCGAGGCCGAGGCGATCCAGGCCGAGGATGTGCAGGGTGTGAGCTTCGCCGACCTCGGACTCGGCGGCAACATCACCCGTGCCCTCACCGAGCTCGGCGCGACCAGCCCGTTCCCCATCCAGGCCGCGACGATCCCCGACGTGCTCGCCGGGCGTCACGTGCTCGGTCGCGGACGCACCGGATCCGGCAAGACGATCGCCTTCGGCGCCCCGCTCGTCGAGCGCCTCATGGAGAACGGCGGTGGCACCAAGCGCCGCCCGGGTCGCGCCCCGCGCGCCCTCATCCTCGCGCCGACCCGCGAGCTCGCACTGCAGATCGACCGCACGGTGCAGCCGATCGCCCGCAGCGTCGGCCTCTTCACCACGCAGATCTACGGCGGCGTGCCGCAGCACCGTCAGGTGGGTGCGCTGCAGCGCGGGGTCGACATCGTGATCGGCACCCCCGGCCGCATCGAGGACCTCATCGAGCAGGGCCGCCTCGACCTCTCGGGCGTCACCATCACGGTGCTCGACGAGGCCGACCACATGTGCGACCTCGGCTTCCTCGAGCCGGTGCAGCGCATTCTGCGTCGCACCGCCCCGGGCGGTCAGAAGCTGCTCTTCTCGGCGACCCTCGACCGCGGCGTCGCGACGCTCGTCGACGAGTTCCTCGAGAACCCGAGCGTGCACGAGGTCGCCGGTGAGGACCAGGCGTCGTCGACGATCGACCACCGCGTGCTGCTCATCGAACAGCGCGAGAAGCGCGACGTGATCGCCCAGCTCGCCGCCGGCGGCGGCAAGACCCTCGTGTTCGCGCGCACCCGCGCTTTCGCGGAGGAGCTCGCCGACATGCTCGACGACGACGGCATCCCCGCGGTCAGCCTGCACGGCGACCTCAACCAGTCGCGACGCACCCGCAACCTCGAGAAGCTCACGAGCGGCAAGGTCAACGTGCTCGTGGCGACGGATGTGGCCGCGCGCGGCATCCACGTCGACGACATCGAGTTCGTGGTGCAGGCGGACGCTCCGGACGAGTACAAGACGTACCTGCACCGCTCCGGTCGCACCGGTCGAGCGGGCAAGCACGGCACCGTCATCACGCTGACGAACCGCAACCGCCGTCGCCGCCTCGAGGAGTTGCTCGAGCGCGCCGAGATCGAGGCCGAATGGACGCCGGTCACCGCCGGCGACCAGATCATCACCGACATCGCCATGGGTGCCGTCGCTCGATAA
- a CDS encoding ExeM/NucH family extracellular endonuclease has translation MALGLSALTVPAAHAAETTHTIAQVQGTGATTPLNGSTVTVEGIVTADYRAQTASGYRGVFIQAEGSGAGAVDPAFGSQGLFVFLGNANPQLAIGDKIRVTGVAGEYFNQTQVSATAADAVEVLQAGAGVPAPTVLPNVTQGNAREAYEGMLVTPESAVLSSSHQLYNFGTLWLNVGEQAVKSTETTDAGPEANAIAVANRANRLLVDDGYSIQVSNNAHPGGQPYFEKDEVVRGGDRFVSPAGGMVLSWGFDDWRLQPQVPLSDSSAPETALYEPTFETENARPETAPEVGGDVQVGAFNVYNYFTTFEEPARGARSAEQFAIQKSKIVTAINGLGADIVALQEIENSVKLGKPVDSALADLVAGLNEAAGAGTWDYVRTPTALQDAATTDYITNAIIFKPSVATPVGESFTDIDETVWDIAREPVAQTFDAAGKVVTVVSNHLKSKSGDGPEPADGQGQFNAERVEQATRLAGLVQGIIDDPAKSDDVILLGDFNSYAQEDPIQVLTGAGMVDLVPTRAPGQYTYTFDGELGSLDHALVTGSLAENVTGVGVWGINSAEWSDRGYSYPATEAGTPFRSSDHDPINVGISATEAPVDIDVLSINDFHGRLVEASPAAGAAVLGGVVDQYRADNPNTLFVSAGDSIGASTFDSFVQQDQPTIDVLNEIGLDVSTFGNHEFDRGRADVDERVIPASDFPYISANIYEKGTTEPAYDPYFISEVDGVSVGFIGAITEDMYGLVSPTGIATLDFGDIPTAVNRVADQLQDGDDANGEADVLVLLVHEGAAGPDISQATNDSAFGQIVNGVVGNVDAIVSAHTHQVYDHEVPVPGTDRVMPVIQSGQYGESFGHLSLSVDPTTGELLEISAEVKPLFRAAAPDPEVAAIVANAVAVANELGKRPLGEITGDLKRGVFSNGTTENRGAESTIGNFIADVQLWATQDLGTELAIMNPGGIRADLTYASSGPGDPDGTVTYREAANVQPFANTLVTLTLKGHQLEQVLEEQWQPAGLARPFLKLGLSDGFRYAYDPTAPAGSRITAMYLDDKLVTADQSIRIVTNSFLAGGGDQFFTLAQGTQRADSGRVDLQAISDYFAAESPASPDLAQRSYGVTLSAPDADGYSAGDQVTLDLSSLAFSNGAPTTGTAVVSLGETELASAPLQFAITDFYDEQGSAQVTITIPEGVSGAQALTVSVPETGSSIDVPIEITETEEPVVLSTRTYASLSHTFASPKTAVKLSARVTAAGDAVPTGDVKVYDGTKVIATGTLDDEGRVSLTLPKFTKGIHLVTVRYQGDDGFERSLSVPDVLVVW, from the coding sequence GTGGCCCTGGGACTCAGCGCGCTGACCGTTCCGGCCGCCCACGCGGCCGAGACGACGCACACGATCGCCCAGGTGCAGGGGACCGGGGCGACGACGCCCCTGAACGGTTCCACCGTCACCGTCGAGGGCATCGTCACCGCCGACTACCGTGCCCAGACCGCCAGCGGCTACCGCGGCGTGTTCATCCAGGCGGAAGGGTCCGGCGCGGGCGCCGTCGACCCCGCCTTCGGGTCGCAGGGGCTCTTCGTGTTCCTCGGGAACGCGAACCCGCAGCTCGCCATCGGCGACAAGATCCGGGTCACCGGCGTCGCGGGCGAGTACTTCAACCAGACGCAGGTCTCCGCGACCGCGGCCGACGCGGTCGAGGTGCTCCAGGCGGGCGCCGGCGTGCCCGCTCCGACCGTGCTGCCGAACGTCACCCAGGGCAACGCCCGCGAGGCGTACGAGGGCATGCTCGTCACCCCGGAGTCGGCGGTGCTCAGCTCGAGCCACCAGCTCTACAACTTCGGCACGCTGTGGCTCAACGTCGGTGAGCAGGCGGTCAAGAGCACCGAGACGACGGATGCCGGACCGGAGGCGAACGCGATCGCGGTCGCGAACCGCGCCAACCGCCTCCTCGTCGACGACGGCTACAGCATCCAGGTGAGCAACAACGCCCACCCGGGCGGGCAGCCGTACTTCGAGAAGGACGAGGTCGTGCGAGGCGGCGATCGCTTCGTGTCGCCCGCCGGCGGCATGGTGCTGAGCTGGGGCTTCGACGACTGGCGCCTGCAGCCGCAGGTGCCGCTGAGCGACAGCTCCGCCCCGGAGACCGCCCTCTACGAGCCCACGTTCGAGACGGAGAACGCGCGCCCCGAGACCGCCCCCGAGGTCGGCGGCGACGTGCAGGTCGGCGCATTCAACGTCTACAACTACTTCACGACGTTCGAGGAGCCGGCTCGCGGCGCCCGCAGCGCGGAGCAGTTCGCCATCCAGAAGTCGAAGATCGTGACCGCGATCAACGGACTCGGCGCCGACATCGTCGCGCTGCAGGAGATCGAGAACTCGGTCAAGCTCGGCAAGCCCGTCGACTCGGCGCTCGCCGACCTCGTCGCCGGCCTCAACGAGGCCGCGGGCGCCGGCACCTGGGACTACGTGCGCACGCCCACGGCGCTGCAGGATGCGGCGACCACCGACTACATCACCAACGCCATCATCTTCAAGCCGTCCGTCGCGACGCCGGTGGGCGAAAGTTTCACCGACATCGACGAGACCGTGTGGGACATCGCACGTGAGCCGGTCGCGCAGACCTTCGACGCCGCGGGCAAGGTCGTCACGGTCGTGTCGAACCACCTCAAGTCGAAGAGCGGCGACGGCCCCGAGCCGGCCGACGGGCAGGGTCAGTTCAACGCCGAGCGCGTCGAGCAGGCCACGCGTCTGGCCGGTCTCGTGCAGGGCATCATCGACGACCCGGCGAAGAGCGACGACGTCATCCTGCTCGGCGACTTCAACTCCTACGCGCAGGAGGACCCGATCCAGGTGCTCACGGGCGCCGGGATGGTCGACCTCGTGCCGACCCGCGCGCCGGGTCAGTACACCTACACCTTCGACGGCGAGCTCGGCTCCCTCGACCACGCGCTCGTGACCGGCTCGCTCGCCGAGAACGTCACCGGCGTCGGCGTCTGGGGCATCAACTCGGCAGAGTGGAGCGACCGAGGGTACTCCTACCCGGCGACCGAGGCGGGCACCCCGTTCCGATCGAGCGACCATGACCCGATCAACGTCGGGATCAGCGCGACCGAGGCTCCGGTCGACATCGACGTGCTGTCGATCAACGACTTCCACGGCCGCCTCGTCGAGGCCTCGCCCGCGGCGGGAGCCGCGGTGCTCGGAGGGGTCGTCGACCAGTACCGCGCCGACAACCCGAACACCCTGTTCGTCTCGGCCGGTGACAGCATCGGCGCCTCGACGTTCGACTCGTTCGTGCAGCAGGACCAGCCCACGATCGACGTGCTCAATGAGATCGGGCTCGACGTGAGCACCTTCGGCAACCACGAGTTCGACCGTGGACGAGCCGACGTCGACGAGCGGGTCATCCCGGCGTCCGACTTCCCGTACATCTCGGCGAACATCTACGAGAAGGGCACCACCGAGCCCGCCTACGACCCGTACTTCATCTCCGAGGTCGACGGTGTCTCGGTCGGATTCATCGGAGCGATCACCGAGGACATGTACGGGCTCGTGAGCCCCACCGGCATCGCGACGCTCGACTTCGGTGACATCCCGACCGCGGTGAACCGCGTGGCGGACCAGCTGCAGGACGGCGACGACGCCAACGGCGAAGCGGATGTGCTCGTGCTGCTCGTGCACGAGGGCGCCGCCGGTCCCGACATCTCGCAGGCGACGAACGACTCGGCCTTCGGTCAGATCGTCAACGGGGTCGTCGGCAACGTCGACGCGATCGTGTCGGCGCACACCCACCAGGTGTACGACCACGAGGTGCCGGTTCCCGGCACCGACCGCGTGATGCCGGTCATCCAGTCGGGTCAGTACGGCGAGAGCTTCGGTCATCTGAGCCTCTCGGTCGACCCGACCACGGGCGAGCTGCTGGAGATCTCGGCCGAGGTGAAGCCACTGTTCCGCGCGGCCGCGCCCGACCCGGAGGTCGCGGCGATCGTCGCGAACGCCGTCGCGGTCGCGAACGAGCTCGGCAAGCGGCCGCTCGGTGAGATCACCGGCGACCTCAAGCGCGGCGTGTTCTCGAACGGCACCACCGAGAACCGGGGCGCGGAGTCCACGATCGGCAACTTCATCGCCGACGTGCAGCTCTGGGCGACGCAGGATCTCGGCACCGAACTGGCGATCATGAACCCGGGTGGCATCCGCGCCGACCTGACGTACGCGTCGAGCGGACCCGGCGACCCGGATGGCACGGTGACCTACCGCGAGGCGGCCAACGTGCAGCCGTTCGCGAACACGCTCGTGACACTCACCCTCAAGGGCCACCAGCTCGAGCAGGTGCTCGAGGAGCAGTGGCAGCCCGCCGGGCTCGCCCGCCCCTTCCTGAAGCTCGGCCTGTCCGACGGGTTCCGGTATGCCTACGATCCGACCGCTCCGGCCGGCTCGCGCATCACCGCGATGTACCTGGACGACAAGCTCGTCACGGCGGATCAGTCGATCAGGATCGTCACCAACTCGTTCCTCGCGGGCGGTGGAGACCAGTTCTTCACCCTCGCGCAGGGCACGCAGCGGGCCGACTCCGGTCGGGTCGACCTGCAGGCGATCTCCGACTACTTCGCCGCCGAGTCGCCCGCGTCGCCCGACCTCGCGCAGCGGTCGTACGGCGTCACGCTGAGCGCCCCGGATGCCGACGGCTACAGCGCCGGTGATCAGGTGACGCTCGACCTCTCGTCGCTCGCCTTCAGCAACGGCGCACCGACGACCGGCACGGCGGTCGTGAGCCTCGGCGAGACCGAGCTCGCGAGCGCACCGCTCCAGTTCGCGATCACCGACTTCTACGACGAGCAGGGCTCGGCGCAGGTCACGATCACGATCCCGGAGGGCGTGTCGGGTGCGCAGGCGTTGACCGTGTCGGTGCCGGAGACCGGCTCGAGCATCGACGTGCCGATCGAGATCACCGAGACGGAGGAGCCGGTCGTGCTGTCGACCCGCACCTACGCCTCGCTGAGTCACACCTTCGCGAGTCCCAAGACGGCGGTGAAGCTCTCCGCCCGGGTGACCGCCGCGGGCGACGCGGTGCCGACCGGCGACGTGAAGGTGTACGACGGCACCAAGGTGATCGCCACGGGCACGCTGGACGACGAGGGTCGCGTCTCGCTCACGCTGCCCAAGTTCACGAAGGGCATCCACCTCGTCACCGTGCGGTACCAGGGCGACGACGGATTCGAGCGCTCGCTGAGCGTGCCGGACGTGCTCGTCGTCTGGTAA
- a CDS encoding adenylyl-sulfate kinase: MRTLLLNGTVGAGKTTAMDALGHELRRRGVRHTLVDVDGLRQSWPAPPEDPFHLELTLRNLAAVAANAAAAGTDRLVLAGVLESAAERARYADAVGGDLTVVRIAVPIDTVIARLTRRHADDPDGLAWHLRRAPELAAILDAAGADDHVIEAGRLTPRTLAEHILDLWK, translated from the coding sequence GTGAGAACGCTGCTGCTCAACGGCACGGTCGGTGCCGGCAAGACGACGGCGATGGATGCCCTCGGCCACGAACTCCGCCGTCGGGGCGTGCGCCACACCCTCGTCGACGTCGATGGGCTCCGGCAGAGCTGGCCGGCGCCGCCGGAGGATCCCTTCCACTTGGAGCTCACGCTCCGCAACCTCGCGGCCGTCGCGGCGAACGCCGCCGCGGCGGGTACCGACCGGCTCGTGCTCGCCGGGGTGCTCGAGAGCGCGGCGGAACGGGCGCGCTACGCGGACGCCGTCGGGGGCGACCTCACGGTCGTGCGGATCGCGGTGCCGATCGACACGGTCATCGCGCGGCTCACGCGGCGGCATGCCGACGACCCCGACGGGCTCGCCTGGCACCTCCGACGGGCGCCCGAGCTGGCCGCGATCCTCGATGCCGCCGGTGCCGACGACCACGTGATCGAGGCCGGACGCCTCACCCCACGGACCCTGGCGGAACACATCCTCGACCTCTGGAAGTGA